A genomic region of Micromonospora sp. NBRC 110009 contains the following coding sequences:
- a CDS encoding thiamine pyrophosphate-dependent enzyme: protein MGSAGHEGNAAVAAALRPTDPALLHYRSGAFYCLRAAQAAGGFPADPGPDAGTEAPDGPAGERADHGADGDDAGPVARIPEPRAAGDDPVDDAPGRPGTEGTEPGGGAVRPATEDAGREVTSPIRSGDAPADPARPAPSAMPLESGGDAVRLPAGAGVAVDTDGEATADVPPLPAPDPDDAYAEAARDVLRGMVASAREPIAGGRHKVFGRADLAVIPTTSTIASHLPRAVGMGLALERLRRVGNGRRAEGESAPAAPWPPDAIVVCSFGDASVNHATATAAFNTAGWYDHTGLRIPVLFVCEDNGLGISVRSPRGWVEATLRAKPGIRYFAADGTDPVEAYRVAGEAAAWVRRHRRPAVLHLTTVRLTGHAGADAETAYRSPAEIAADAARDPLLATARLLVAAGFASGEELLARYDERGWQVRRIAEEVLDEPKLASPAEVVAELAPRRPVRISRAVADAAARAAGPGTGARAEMFGGKLPELAGPLTLAQSINAALADGMLDHPGMAVFGEDVAAKGGVYGVTKGLRDRFGAARVFDTLLDETSILGLGLGAGVAGMLPVPEIQYLAYLHNAEDQLRGEAATMRFFSRGAFRNPMVVRVAGLAYQEGFGGHFHNDNSVAVLRDVPGLVIAVPARPDDAAPMLRTCLAAAAVDGAVSVFLEPIALYHTRDLYAEGDGEWLAGYAEPAAWAAGHVPVGRARVYGVGSAEDVTIITFGNGVRMSLRAAATLADEGIGTRVVDLRWLAPLPVADIIREASATGRVLVVDETRRSGGVAEGVIAALVDAGYVGAARRVAGLDSFVPLGPAARQVLVSEEAITEGARTLLAR from the coding sequence ATCGGCTCGGCGGGCCACGAGGGCAACGCCGCGGTGGCCGCCGCCCTGCGGCCGACCGATCCCGCCCTGCTGCACTACCGCTCCGGCGCGTTCTACTGCCTGCGGGCCGCCCAGGCGGCCGGCGGTTTCCCGGCCGACCCCGGCCCGGACGCCGGCACCGAGGCGCCGGACGGGCCGGCCGGGGAGCGGGCCGACCACGGCGCGGACGGGGACGATGCCGGCCCGGTCGCCCGGATCCCCGAGCCGCGCGCCGCCGGGGACGACCCGGTGGACGACGCGCCCGGCCGGCCCGGCACCGAGGGCACGGAGCCGGGTGGCGGCGCCGTCCGTCCCGCGACCGAGGACGCCGGGCGCGAAGTGACGAGCCCGATCCGGTCCGGCGACGCGCCCGCCGACCCGGCCCGGCCGGCCCCGTCCGCGATGCCGCTCGAATCGGGCGGGGATGCGGTGCGCCTGCCGGCCGGCGCCGGCGTGGCGGTCGACACCGACGGGGAGGCGACCGCCGACGTGCCGCCCCTGCCCGCACCGGACCCCGACGACGCGTACGCGGAGGCGGCGCGGGACGTGCTGCGCGGCATGGTCGCCTCGGCGCGCGAGCCGATCGCCGGTGGCCGGCACAAGGTGTTCGGCCGGGCCGACCTGGCCGTCATCCCGACCACCTCCACCATCGCCTCGCACCTGCCCCGGGCGGTCGGCATGGGACTCGCCCTGGAGCGGCTGCGCCGGGTCGGCAACGGTCGGCGCGCCGAGGGCGAGAGCGCCCCCGCCGCACCCTGGCCGCCGGACGCCATCGTGGTCTGCTCGTTCGGCGACGCCTCGGTCAACCACGCCACCGCCACGGCCGCCTTCAACACCGCCGGCTGGTACGACCACACCGGCCTGCGGATCCCGGTCCTCTTCGTGTGCGAGGACAACGGCCTGGGGATCAGCGTCCGCTCGCCGCGGGGCTGGGTCGAGGCGACGCTGCGCGCCAAGCCGGGGATCCGCTACTTCGCCGCCGACGGGACCGACCCGGTGGAGGCGTACCGGGTGGCGGGGGAGGCGGCGGCCTGGGTGCGCCGGCACCGGCGCCCGGCCGTGCTGCACCTGACCACCGTGCGGCTGACGGGCCACGCCGGGGCGGACGCGGAGACCGCGTACCGGAGCCCGGCCGAGATCGCCGCGGACGCCGCGCGGGATCCGCTGCTGGCCACCGCGCGGCTGCTGGTGGCGGCGGGCTTCGCCAGCGGCGAGGAGCTGCTCGCCCGGTACGACGAGCGGGGCTGGCAGGTCCGCCGGATCGCCGAGGAGGTGCTCGACGAGCCGAAGCTCGCGTCCCCGGCCGAGGTGGTGGCCGAGCTGGCCCCGCGCCGGCCGGTGCGGATCTCCCGGGCGGTGGCCGACGCGGCGGCCCGGGCGGCCGGGCCCGGTACGGGCGCCCGGGCCGAGATGTTCGGGGGCAAGCTGCCCGAGCTGGCCGGGCCGCTCACCCTGGCGCAGAGCATCAACGCCGCGCTCGCCGACGGGATGCTTGACCACCCGGGGATGGCCGTCTTCGGCGAGGACGTCGCCGCCAAGGGCGGGGTGTACGGGGTGACGAAGGGGCTGCGGGACCGGTTCGGCGCGGCCCGGGTCTTCGACACGCTGCTCGACGAGACCTCGATCCTCGGGCTCGGCCTCGGGGCCGGGGTCGCCGGGATGCTGCCGGTGCCGGAGATCCAGTACCTGGCGTACCTGCACAACGCCGAGGACCAGCTGCGGGGCGAGGCCGCGACCATGCGGTTCTTCTCCCGGGGGGCGTTCCGCAACCCGATGGTGGTCCGGGTCGCCGGGCTGGCGTACCAGGAGGGGTTCGGGGGGCACTTCCACAACGACAACTCGGTGGCCGTGCTGCGGGACGTACCCGGGCTGGTGATCGCGGTGCCGGCGCGGCCGGACGACGCGGCGCCGATGCTTCGGACCTGCCTGGCCGCCGCGGCGGTGGACGGCGCCGTCAGCGTCTTCCTGGAGCCGATCGCGCTCTACCACACCCGCGACCTCTACGCCGAGGGCGACGGCGAGTGGCTGGCCGGGTACGCCGAGCCGGCGGCGTGGGCCGCCGGCCACGTCCCGGTCGGCCGGGCCCGGGTGTACGGGGTGGGCTCCGCCGAGGACGTCACGATCATCACCTTCGGCAACGGCGTCCGGATGTCGCTGCGCGCGGCGGCCACCCTGGCCGACGAGGGGATCGGCACCCGGGTGGTGGACCTGCGCTGGCTCGCCCCGCTCCCGGTGGCCGACATCATCCGGGAGGCCTCGGCCACCGGGCGGGTGCTGGTCGTCGACGAGACCCGCCGGTCGGGCGGGGTGGCCGAGGGGGTGATCGCCGCCCTGGTGGACGCCGGCTACGTCGGCGCGGCGCGACGGGTGGCCGGACTTGACTCGTTTGTACCATTAGGTCCGGCGGCGCGTCAGGTTCTGGTCTCCGAGGAAGCCATTACCGAGGGTGCCCGTACGCTGCTGGCACGGTAA
- a CDS encoding RNA polymerase sigma factor: MSDVEEAVTRAHHDEWARVVASLTRRFGDLDIAEEAAAEAFATAVERWPADGVPPNPGAWLTTTATRKAIDRIRRENKRDDKHKEAQMLHDNTPPEPLGAIDDDRLRLIFTCCHPALATEARVALTLRMLGGLTVPEIARAFLLRETTLEQRITRAKAKIKAAGIPYRVPAAEDLPARVSGVLAVLYLVFNEGYLATGPDTDPVRHDLTAEAIRLTRLIRALLPADGEVAGLLALMLLTEARRTARVSASGELVTLDEQARGAWDKALIAEGHRLVRECLAAAAAGVAPGRYQILAAINAVHTSARDIRDTDWSQVVALYDQLVHLDSSPIVALNRAIAVAELDGPEVALAAVDRLEDELAGYHAYHATRADLLRRLGRSQQSRAAYDKAIELAGNTAQSANLTRRRDQLR, from the coding sequence GTGAGCGACGTCGAGGAGGCGGTCACCCGGGCCCACCACGACGAGTGGGCCCGGGTGGTCGCCTCGCTGACCAGGCGTTTCGGTGACCTCGACATCGCCGAGGAGGCAGCGGCCGAGGCGTTCGCGACCGCCGTGGAGCGGTGGCCGGCCGACGGCGTGCCGCCCAACCCCGGCGCGTGGCTGACCACCACCGCCACCCGCAAGGCCATTGACCGGATCCGGCGCGAGAACAAGCGCGACGACAAGCACAAGGAGGCTCAGATGCTGCACGACAACACCCCACCCGAGCCTCTCGGCGCCATCGACGACGACCGGCTGCGGCTGATCTTCACCTGCTGTCACCCGGCGCTGGCGACGGAAGCCCGCGTGGCGCTGACGCTGCGCATGCTCGGCGGGCTGACCGTGCCCGAGATCGCCCGCGCCTTCCTGCTGCGGGAGACCACCTTGGAGCAGCGGATCACCCGCGCGAAGGCCAAGATCAAGGCGGCTGGGATCCCCTATCGCGTGCCGGCCGCCGAGGACCTCCCGGCACGCGTCTCCGGCGTACTCGCCGTGCTGTACCTCGTCTTCAACGAGGGCTACCTGGCGACCGGCCCCGACACCGATCCCGTACGTCACGACCTGACCGCCGAGGCGATCCGGCTCACCCGCCTGATCCGCGCTCTGCTGCCGGCGGACGGCGAGGTGGCCGGGCTGCTGGCGCTGATGCTGCTCACCGAGGCCCGCCGCACCGCTCGGGTTTCGGCCAGCGGCGAGCTGGTCACCCTCGACGAGCAGGCCCGTGGGGCCTGGGACAAGGCGCTGATCGCCGAGGGTCACCGGCTCGTGCGCGAGTGCCTCGCCGCTGCCGCCGCCGGGGTGGCTCCGGGCCGCTACCAGATCCTCGCCGCGATCAACGCCGTGCACACCTCCGCCCGCGACATCCGCGACACCGACTGGTCGCAGGTCGTCGCCCTCTACGACCAACTCGTCCACCTCGACTCCTCGCCGATCGTCGCCCTCAACCGGGCCATCGCGGTCGCCGAACTCGACGGACCGGAGGTGGCGCTGGCGGCCGTCGACCGTCTTGAGGACGAGCTGGCCGGCTATCACGCCTACCACGCGACCCGCGCCGACCTGCTGCGCCGGCTGGGCCGCAGTCAGCAGTCGCGCGCGGCCTACGACAAAGCCATCGAGCTGGCCGGCAACACCGCCCAGAGCGCCAACCTGACCCGCCGCCGCGACCAACTGCGGTAG
- a CDS encoding MarR family winged helix-turn-helix transcriptional regulator has translation MAQPTVPAAFAADDRAGVAGDTVRRIMHIAAALRHHQDQEIAGLGLTPAAARALHELDPDRPLPARDLAEQLGCDRSNVTALVDKLEQAGLVERRVDPADRRQKTLVVTDAGRQVRDRVGQVMSDSRLLGGLTTGELATLRELVWKVSDGGCPESCGEE, from the coding sequence ATGGCGCAACCCACCGTTCCCGCCGCCTTCGCCGCAGACGACCGTGCGGGCGTGGCCGGGGACACCGTGCGCCGGATCATGCACATCGCCGCCGCCCTGCGGCACCACCAGGACCAGGAGATCGCCGGCCTGGGGCTCACCCCGGCCGCCGCCCGCGCCCTGCACGAGCTCGACCCCGACCGCCCGCTGCCCGCCCGCGACCTGGCCGAGCAGCTGGGGTGCGACCGGTCGAACGTCACCGCCCTGGTCGACAAGCTGGAGCAGGCCGGGCTCGTGGAGCGGCGGGTCGACCCCGCCGACCGGCGGCAGAAGACGCTCGTGGTGACCGACGCCGGCCGGCAGGTACGCGACCGCGTGGGCCAGGTCATGTCGGACTCCCGACTCCTCGGCGGCCTCACCACCGGGGAGCTGGCCACCCTGCGTGAGCTGGTCTGGAAGGTCTCCGACGGCGGCTGCCCCGAGTCGTGCGGCGAGGAGTGA
- a CDS encoding IS110 family RNA-guided transposase: MDTHTDTHTACLLDGAGREIATVTVEASPDGYSKVIAWAVQQAPGPRLTWAVEGCRSHGAGLLRALLAAGQQVVEAGRPQRVGRRPGGKSDPSDARLAARTALAAGHHAQPRSDGDREALRILLVAREHANATRTAAINVFKALLLTAPDQLREPLRRQSTPRQTAACALLRVHARHTPAERVLRQTLRSLAQRIRQLDKEIRANERQLHHLVDIVMPALLAEPGVGPVSAAHLITAWSHPGRCRSEAAFAALAGVSPLQASSGRITRHRLNRFGDRQLNRALHTIVNWRMIHGHEPTQHYLTRRRAQQKSDAEIRRCLKRYTARHMFRLMETARRT, translated from the coding sequence GTGGACACCCACACCGACACGCACACCGCATGCCTGCTCGACGGTGCTGGCCGGGAGATCGCGACCGTCACCGTCGAGGCGAGCCCGGACGGCTATAGCAAGGTGATCGCCTGGGCCGTCCAGCAGGCGCCTGGCCCCCGGTTGACCTGGGCGGTGGAAGGCTGCCGCTCGCACGGAGCCGGCCTGCTGCGGGCGCTGCTGGCCGCAGGACAGCAGGTCGTCGAAGCCGGTCGCCCGCAACGCGTGGGGCGTCGACCAGGTGGCAAGTCTGATCCGTCCGATGCCCGTCTGGCCGCCCGCACCGCCCTGGCCGCGGGACATCACGCTCAGCCGCGTAGCGACGGCGACCGGGAAGCGTTACGCATCCTGCTCGTGGCCCGCGAGCACGCCAACGCGACCCGCACCGCCGCGATCAACGTGTTCAAGGCACTGCTGTTGACCGCACCCGACCAGCTGCGCGAGCCGCTACGCCGACAGTCAACGCCGCGGCAGACAGCCGCCTGCGCCCTGCTGCGGGTCCACGCCCGCCACACCCCCGCCGAGCGGGTCCTGCGGCAGACCCTACGCAGCCTGGCCCAACGCATTCGTCAGCTGGACAAAGAGATCCGCGCCAACGAACGCCAACTCCACCACCTGGTCGACATCGTCATGCCCGCGTTGCTGGCCGAACCCGGCGTCGGCCCGGTCAGCGCCGCACACCTCATCACCGCCTGGTCCCACCCCGGCCGATGCCGCTCCGAGGCCGCCTTCGCCGCCCTCGCCGGCGTCAGCCCACTGCAGGCATCCTCCGGCCGCATCACCCGCCACCGGCTCAACCGCTTCGGCGACCGCCAGCTCAACCGAGCCCTACACACCATCGTCAACTGGCGCATGATCCACGGCCACGAACCCACCCAGCACTACCTCACCCGCCGACGCGCCCAACAGAAATCCGACGCCGAAATCCGCCGCTGCCTCAAGCGCTACACCGCCCGACACATGTTCCGCCTCATGGAAACCGCCAGGAGGACTTGA
- a CDS encoding YciI family protein, which produces MQYLVSVIDDKSNPGSTDRQPAISAFNERLIAEGYWVFAGGLADTDTATVIDNRGEQAVFSDGPFVESKEYLAGVWVWEVPDLDVALKLATEASKVCDRKIEVRPFQ; this is translated from the coding sequence ATGCAGTACCTGGTTTCCGTGATCGATGACAAGAGCAATCCCGGCAGCACGGACAGGCAGCCTGCCATCAGCGCGTTCAACGAACGGCTGATCGCCGAGGGCTACTGGGTTTTCGCGGGCGGACTCGCGGACACCGACACGGCCACCGTCATCGACAACCGGGGCGAGCAGGCGGTGTTCAGCGACGGGCCTTTCGTGGAGTCGAAGGAGTACCTCGCCGGCGTCTGGGTGTGGGAGGTCCCCGATCTGGATGTGGCGCTCAAGCTCGCCACCGAGGCGTCGAAGGTCTGCGATCGGAAGATCGAGGTGCGGCCGTTCCAGTGA
- a CDS encoding tyrosine-type recombinase/integrase, whose protein sequence is MAEAWQDHGLVFPSEVGTPIEPRNLNRHFAALRVAAGCSDVRLHDRRHTVVSLLMELGVPPHVVQAVARHADVKITLKIYSHANLDVMRQALGKLDGRLS, encoded by the coding sequence TTGGCCGAGGCCTGGCAGGATCACGGCCTGGTCTTCCCCTCCGAGGTCGGCACCCCGATCGAGCCGCGCAACCTGAATCGTCACTTCGCGGCTCTCCGGGTGGCGGCCGGCTGTTCCGATGTACGGCTGCACGACCGCCGGCACACCGTCGTGTCGTTGCTGATGGAGCTGGGCGTCCCGCCGCACGTCGTCCAGGCCGTCGCGCGGCACGCCGACGTGAAGATCACTCTAAAGATCTACTCGCATGCCAACCTTGACGTCATGCGCCAGGCGCTCGGCAAGCTTGACGGGCGGCTGTCGTGA
- a CDS encoding DUF3052 domain-containing protein, which translates to MSATAGQAADGVRSLADRFGIEPGMVVMEMGYDEDVDQDLRDALTDRSGDLVDEDTDEVVDAVLVWYRDGDGDLFELLVDALGPLADAGVVWLLTPKAGRDGHVEPSEVAESAQTAGLQQTSTINAGRDWSGARLVLRRGSKSKK; encoded by the coding sequence GTGAGCGCGACCGCTGGTCAGGCCGCCGACGGGGTACGCAGCCTGGCGGACCGGTTCGGGATTGAGCCGGGGATGGTCGTCATGGAGATGGGGTACGACGAGGACGTCGACCAGGATCTCCGGGACGCCCTGACCGACCGCAGTGGAGATCTGGTCGACGAGGACACCGACGAGGTGGTCGACGCGGTTCTCGTCTGGTACCGCGACGGCGACGGCGACCTCTTCGAGCTCCTCGTCGACGCCCTCGGACCCCTGGCCGACGCCGGCGTGGTCTGGCTCCTGACGCCGAAGGCCGGCCGGGACGGTCACGTCGAGCCCAGCGAGGTCGCGGAGAGCGCGCAGACCGCCGGCCTCCAGCAGACCTCTACGATCAACGCGGGCCGCGACTGGAGCGGTGCCCGCCTCGTGCTCCGGCGCGGGTCGAAGAGCAAGAAGTAA
- a CDS encoding phosphotransferase family protein, with amino-acid sequence MADVEEVEVVVAHNERATLRVGDVFLKIDADQTRTDVEVEAMAMAPIPTPEVLWRKPPVLALAALPGTALGRLGEPSTASSAAWAAAGAAARMLHDAPLPPWPGKSLDDIAMRLDGECEWLVTNGVLPTDLVTRNRRVAEAALRPWTPVFTHGDLQVDHVFVDGDQITGVIDWSEAAQGDALFDLAIMTLGHGEQLGDVVAGYGTDVDLDVIRGWWSWRSLVVIRWLVEHGFDPFSPGCEVDVLRSRL; translated from the coding sequence ATGGCCGACGTGGAGGAGGTCGAGGTCGTCGTTGCTCATAACGAGCGCGCGACCCTGCGCGTCGGCGACGTGTTCCTGAAGATCGACGCTGATCAGACGCGCACCGACGTCGAGGTCGAGGCGATGGCCATGGCGCCGATCCCGACTCCGGAGGTCCTGTGGCGGAAGCCGCCCGTGCTCGCGCTCGCCGCCCTCCCAGGGACGGCACTCGGCCGCCTCGGCGAGCCGTCGACCGCGTCGTCGGCGGCGTGGGCCGCGGCGGGTGCCGCCGCACGGATGCTGCACGACGCGCCGCTGCCGCCATGGCCCGGTAAGAGCCTCGACGACATCGCAATGCGCCTCGACGGCGAATGCGAGTGGCTCGTCACGAACGGCGTCCTTCCCACCGACCTGGTCACGCGCAATCGCCGGGTTGCCGAAGCCGCGCTCCGACCGTGGACACCGGTGTTCACGCACGGCGATCTGCAGGTCGACCACGTGTTCGTCGACGGTGACCAGATCACGGGCGTGATCGACTGGTCCGAGGCGGCCCAGGGCGACGCCCTGTTCGATCTCGCCATCATGACGCTGGGACACGGGGAGCAGCTCGGCGACGTCGTCGCCGGTTACGGCACCGACGTCGACCTCGACGTGATCCGCGGCTGGTGGTCCTGGCGGAGCTTGGTGGTCATCCGCTGGCTGGTCGAGCACGGCTTCGACCCGTTCTCGCCAGGCTGCGAGGTCGACGTGCTCAGATCCCGGCTGTGA
- a CDS encoding SCO6745 family protein, giving the protein MEPTARRLYRLVEPIHLVTYFADEPTDALMALGHRNYWDGYFAGRAAPLGRVPAEVVHAIFYNFADREVARHIPRVWDTATPETALAAREQGSVAALRRILGDLADAPALARAADLATSAATSAPTEGRIMYAGLRALPVPEEPVARLWHAATLLREHRGDGHIAALVAAGIGGTEAHVLHALSQGIPAEKFGRVHHLPAARLAAVVDGMRARGLIDASGWLSDDGRETKERIESLTDDLAASAYDNLEPSELDQLIGDLEPISAALDAAGSR; this is encoded by the coding sequence ATGGAGCCCACCGCCCGCCGCCTGTACCGGCTCGTGGAGCCGATCCACCTGGTCACCTACTTCGCCGACGAGCCGACCGATGCGCTCATGGCGCTCGGCCACCGGAACTATTGGGACGGCTACTTCGCCGGACGAGCCGCACCGCTGGGCCGGGTCCCGGCCGAGGTGGTCCATGCGATCTTCTACAACTTCGCCGACCGCGAGGTCGCCCGCCACATCCCCCGCGTCTGGGACACGGCCACTCCCGAGACGGCGCTCGCCGCTCGCGAGCAGGGCAGCGTCGCGGCGCTGAGGCGGATCCTCGGCGATCTCGCCGATGCCCCCGCTCTCGCGCGTGCCGCCGACCTCGCCACCAGTGCGGCGACCAGCGCCCCGACGGAGGGACGGATCATGTACGCCGGACTCCGAGCGCTCCCCGTACCCGAGGAGCCCGTGGCCCGGCTCTGGCACGCGGCCACCCTGCTCCGTGAGCACCGCGGGGACGGTCACATCGCCGCCCTGGTCGCCGCGGGCATCGGCGGGACGGAGGCCCATGTGCTTCATGCGCTCTCTCAGGGGATCCCCGCGGAGAAGTTCGGCAGGGTCCACCACCTCCCCGCGGCCCGGCTGGCGGCGGTGGTGGACGGGATGCGTGCCCGCGGCCTCATCGACGCCTCGGGCTGGCTCAGTGACGACGGTCGGGAGACCAAGGAGCGGATCGAGTCGCTCACCGACGACCTCGCCGCATCCGCGTACGACAACCTGGAGCCGAGCGAGCTCGACCAGCTCATCGGGGACCTCGAGCCCATCTCCGCAGCGCTCGACGCTGCCGGCTCCCGGTAG
- a CDS encoding maleylpyruvate isomerase family mycothiol-dependent enzyme codes for MEKTLEFPDLLRLIDERSTAFRAAVASAPSLDVQVPTCPEWTLFDLVQHLGEGRRSWAATVAAGPTASAKSASEGPAAPRERKALLAWLAASTRQLLDALREAGSDRGCWTWWGTSQSPQTCGAVARHQPQEITVHTYNAQVTLGAPQPLPDEVALDGVEEFLSTCCTTTAAWPHEPAAVDYHATEGRSWRNWLSAAGARAARLPTPGTMPATAAGVDRTRPTPPPEARPVSWSWPFTAVFRWTP; via the coding sequence GTGGAAAAGACTCTGGAGTTCCCCGATCTGCTGCGGCTGATCGACGAACGGTCGACCGCCTTCCGCGCCGCGGTCGCCTCCGCGCCCAGCCTCGACGTACAGGTGCCGACCTGCCCCGAGTGGACCCTGTTCGATCTGGTGCAGCACCTGGGCGAGGGGCGCCGCTCCTGGGCCGCCACCGTCGCCGCAGGGCCCACCGCCTCGGCCAAGTCCGCATCGGAGGGCCCGGCTGCGCCTCGGGAGCGCAAGGCCCTGCTGGCCTGGTTGGCCGCATCGACGCGGCAGCTACTGGACGCACTGCGGGAGGCCGGGTCGGATCGCGGTTGCTGGACGTGGTGGGGCACGTCGCAGTCGCCGCAGACCTGCGGTGCCGTCGCCCGACACCAGCCCCAGGAGATCACGGTGCACACCTACAACGCTCAGGTAACCCTGGGCGCCCCGCAACCGCTGCCGGACGAGGTGGCGCTCGACGGTGTCGAGGAGTTCCTGTCCACCTGCTGCACAACGACGGCCGCCTGGCCGCACGAGCCCGCTGCCGTCGATTACCACGCCACCGAGGGCCGCTCCTGGCGCAACTGGCTCTCCGCCGCCGGCGCACGGGCCGCCCGCCTGCCCACCCCCGGCACAATGCCCGCCACCGCTGCCGGCGTGGACCGGACGCGGCCGACGCCGCCGCCCGAGGCGCGGCCAGTGAGCTGGTCCTGGCCTTTCACGGCCGTATTCCGCTGGACTCCCTGA
- a CDS encoding peroxiredoxin — translation MPIEVGAEAPDFVLKDQNNQEVRLADFRGKRTVLLVFYPLAFTGICQGELCEVRDNLNEYVNDDVQVLTVSVDSVYAHKIWADREGYQFPLLADFWPHGAVAQAYGVFNDVAGIANRGTFVIDKAGVVRFAEMNMPGEARDQQGWRKALAEAVAA, via the coding sequence ATGCCCATCGAGGTTGGCGCCGAGGCGCCGGACTTCGTGCTCAAGGACCAGAACAACCAGGAGGTCCGGCTCGCCGACTTCCGCGGCAAGCGCACCGTGCTGCTGGTGTTCTACCCGCTCGCCTTCACCGGCATCTGCCAGGGGGAGCTCTGCGAGGTGCGGGACAACCTCAACGAGTACGTCAACGACGACGTCCAGGTGCTGACCGTCAGCGTCGACTCGGTCTACGCCCACAAGATCTGGGCCGACCGGGAGGGCTACCAGTTCCCGCTGCTCGCCGACTTCTGGCCGCACGGCGCGGTGGCCCAGGCGTACGGGGTCTTCAACGACGTCGCGGGCATCGCCAACCGCGGCACGTTCGTCATCGACAAGGCCGGCGTGGTCCGGTTCGCCGAGATGAACATGCCCGGTGAGGCCCGGGACCAGCAGGGCTGGCGCAAGGCGCTGGCCGAGGCCGTCGCCGCCTGA
- a CDS encoding GNAT family N-acetyltransferase, giving the protein MIETRVLSEGDWKMWRELRLAALAEAAYAFGSQLADWQGEGDREERWRGRLAIPGSYNTMAMLDGQPVGMASGVPTDQDGVVELISMYVAPLGRGRGVGDHLVRAVEQWARLVGAETLRLAVVEGNQNAWALYQRNGFRDTGELGDLMPDGVRREHILTKSLGA; this is encoded by the coding sequence ATGATTGAGACGCGTGTGCTCAGCGAGGGCGATTGGAAGATGTGGCGGGAGCTGCGGCTTGCTGCGCTGGCGGAGGCGGCGTACGCGTTCGGTTCTCAGCTGGCGGACTGGCAGGGCGAGGGCGACCGTGAGGAACGCTGGCGCGGTCGGCTGGCCATCCCCGGCTCGTACAACACCATGGCGATGCTCGACGGGCAGCCGGTCGGGATGGCCAGCGGGGTGCCGACCGATCAGGACGGCGTCGTCGAGCTGATCTCAATGTACGTGGCCCCGCTGGGACGTGGCCGGGGTGTGGGCGACCACCTCGTGCGTGCGGTCGAGCAGTGGGCTCGACTGGTGGGCGCGGAGACGCTGCGCCTGGCCGTGGTGGAGGGCAACCAGAACGCCTGGGCGCTCTACCAGCGGAACGGCTTTCGTGACACGGGTGAGCTCGGCGACCTCATGCCCGACGGCGTACGTCGGGAGCACATCCTGACCAAGAGTCTCGGGGCTTAG
- a CDS encoding dihydrofolate reductase family protein: protein MKLTTMTQISVDGVMQNNGAPTDEHPNGFERGGWALGKGDDGTRAFIAQTYQRAEAFLFGRRTYELFAGSWGSIDQMRAHPIGVALNETPKYVASTTLTAPRWKDTTVLPGDLAAAISELKAKPGGELQVHGSGALTRWLLANDLVDEITLIVIPVIVGLGARLFPETGPDLALDLVESRVDSKGVTIQVYRPAGRPRYATA, encoded by the coding sequence ATGAAGCTGACGACCATGACCCAGATCTCCGTTGATGGAGTGATGCAGAACAACGGAGCCCCCACCGACGAGCACCCGAATGGGTTCGAGCGCGGTGGCTGGGCCCTGGGGAAGGGCGACGACGGGACCAGGGCGTTCATCGCGCAGACCTACCAGCGGGCCGAGGCGTTCCTGTTCGGCCGGCGCACCTACGAGTTGTTCGCCGGCTCGTGGGGATCGATCGACCAGATGCGCGCACATCCCATCGGCGTGGCCTTGAACGAGACCCCCAAGTACGTTGCCTCGACCACGCTCACCGCGCCGCGTTGGAAGGACACGACCGTTCTCCCCGGTGACCTCGCGGCGGCCATCAGTGAGCTGAAGGCCAAGCCCGGGGGTGAGCTGCAGGTGCACGGCAGTGGCGCCCTGACCCGGTGGCTGCTGGCCAACGATCTGGTCGACGAGATCACTCTGATCGTGATCCCGGTGATCGTCGGCCTGGGCGCGAGACTTTTCCCGGAGACCGGTCCGGATCTTGCGCTCGACCTGGTCGAGTCGCGGGTCGACTCGAAGGGCGTGACGATCCAGGTCTACCGGCCGGCCGGGCGCCCGCGGTATGCAACGGCCTGA